A window of the Mesorhizobium opportunistum WSM2075 genome harbors these coding sequences:
- a CDS encoding aldehyde dehydrogenase produces the protein MSELSHKDWISKASALRFRDKAFIDGKTVAARSGHTFASINPATGETLAEVASCGEEDVDLAVAAARRSFEAGVWSRTSPAHRKEVLLRLARLLRENLLELALLESLDMGKLVRDAASVDVPGSAAIFQWYGEAIDKIYDEVAPTGGNDLVLVRREPLGVVGAVVPWNFPLDMATWKCAPALAAGNSVVLKPAEQSPLSALRLAELAMEAGLPAGVLNVVPGLGETAGQALGRHMDVDCLAFTGSTAVGKMFLQYSGQSNMKQVWLETGGKSPNLVFADCGDLDAAADMAAFGIFFNQGEVCSANSRLLVERSIKDALVEKLAERAAATQPGDPLDPASKMGAMVDISHAVNVMRFIEAGKKTARLVAGGDRVTVNGRGSFIQPTIFDNVAHDDQIARDEIFGPVLSVIAFDHEEEAINIANDSPYGLAASVWTNSLSRAHRVASRLRAGTVSVNTVDALSPMTPFGGVKQSGFGRDLSLHALDKYTALKTTWIKY, from the coding sequence ATGAGCGAGCTCAGTCACAAGGACTGGATCAGCAAAGCGTCCGCGCTCCGTTTTCGCGACAAGGCGTTCATCGACGGCAAGACGGTTGCCGCGCGTTCGGGCCACACCTTCGCCAGCATCAATCCGGCCACGGGGGAAACGCTGGCCGAGGTGGCGTCGTGCGGCGAGGAAGATGTCGATCTGGCTGTTGCCGCGGCGCGGCGCAGCTTCGAGGCCGGCGTCTGGTCACGCACCAGCCCGGCACACCGCAAGGAGGTGTTGCTAAGGCTGGCGCGGCTGCTGCGCGAAAACCTGCTGGAGTTGGCACTGCTCGAGTCGCTCGACATGGGCAAACTCGTCAGGGATGCCGCCTCCGTCGACGTCCCGGGTTCGGCGGCGATCTTCCAGTGGTATGGTGAGGCCATCGACAAGATCTACGACGAAGTGGCGCCGACCGGCGGCAACGATCTGGTGCTGGTGCGGCGCGAGCCGCTCGGCGTGGTCGGCGCCGTGGTGCCCTGGAATTTCCCGCTCGACATGGCGACCTGGAAGTGCGCGCCGGCACTGGCGGCCGGCAATTCGGTGGTGCTCAAACCCGCCGAGCAGTCGCCTCTGTCGGCCCTGCGGCTGGCGGAATTGGCGATGGAAGCGGGCCTGCCTGCCGGTGTGCTCAATGTCGTGCCCGGCCTTGGCGAGACGGCCGGACAGGCGCTCGGCCGCCACATGGATGTGGATTGCCTCGCCTTCACCGGATCGACCGCGGTCGGCAAGATGTTCCTGCAGTATTCTGGTCAATCGAACATGAAGCAGGTCTGGCTGGAAACCGGCGGCAAGAGCCCTAACCTTGTCTTCGCCGATTGCGGCGATCTCGATGCGGCAGCCGATATGGCGGCGTTCGGCATCTTCTTCAACCAGGGCGAGGTCTGTTCGGCCAACTCGCGCCTGCTCGTTGAACGCTCCATCAAGGATGCCCTCGTGGAAAAACTGGCTGAGCGCGCGGCGGCCACCCAGCCTGGCGATCCGCTCGACCCGGCCTCGAAAATGGGCGCCATGGTCGATATCAGCCACGCGGTCAACGTCATGCGGTTCATCGAGGCCGGTAAGAAGACCGCGCGCCTGGTTGCCGGCGGCGATCGGGTCACGGTCAATGGTCGCGGCAGCTTCATACAGCCCACCATCTTCGACAACGTTGCCCATGACGACCAGATTGCGCGCGATGAGATATTCGGGCCGGTGCTTTCGGTCATCGCTTTCGACCACGAAGAGGAGGCCATCAATATTGCCAATGACAGCCCCTATGGCCTGGCCGCGTCGGTGTGGACCAACAGCTTGTCACGCGCGCACCGCGTCGCCAGTCGGCTCCGCGCAGGCACGGTTTCCGTCAATACCGTCGATGCGCTGAGCCCGATGACACCGTTCGGCGGCGTCAAGCAATCCGGCTTCGGCCGCGACCTGTCGCTGCACGCGCTCGACAAGTATACCGCGCTGAAAACGACGTGGATCAAATACTGA
- a CDS encoding DUF1028 domain-containing protein: MTFSIVARCSRTGMFGVAVSSSSPAVAARCAYAQAGVGAVASQNVTDPTLGTRGLELLARGASAAEAVAILKRTGAYAEYRQVLAVDAAGTTAIHSGPKALGIWAQAHADNVACGGNMLAHDGVPQAMVEAFLASDGHLGDRLIATMRAALKAGGEAGPVHSAGMKLVREVAWPVADLRCDWSDGCPIEELAALWDRYKPQLDAYVTRAINPSDAPSYGVPGDE; this comes from the coding sequence ATGACCTTTTCCATTGTCGCTCGATGCAGCCGCACCGGCATGTTCGGTGTCGCGGTGTCGTCCTCCTCCCCCGCGGTGGCGGCTCGCTGCGCCTACGCGCAAGCGGGGGTCGGTGCGGTCGCCAGCCAGAACGTCACCGATCCGACGCTCGGCACAAGGGGGCTCGAACTGCTGGCGCGCGGCGCTTCGGCCGCGGAGGCGGTTGCCATCCTGAAGCGCACCGGCGCTTATGCCGAATATCGGCAGGTGCTGGCGGTCGATGCCGCCGGGACCACCGCTATTCATTCCGGACCCAAGGCGCTTGGCATCTGGGCGCAAGCGCATGCCGACAATGTCGCCTGCGGCGGCAACATGCTGGCCCATGACGGCGTACCGCAAGCCATGGTCGAGGCCTTCCTGGCTTCGGACGGGCATCTCGGCGACCGCCTGATCGCGACCATGCGCGCCGCGCTGAAGGCGGGTGGCGAGGCGGGTCCGGTCCATTCCGCCGGAATGAAGCTGGTGCGCGAGGTCGCGTGGCCCGTCGCGGACCTGCGCTGCGACTGGAGCGACGGCTGCCCGATCGAGGAACTGGCGGCCCTGTGGGATCGCTACAAGCCGCAGCTCGATGCCTATGTGACCCGCGCGATCAATCCGTCCGACGCACCGAGCTACGGCGTGCCGGGCGACGAGTAG
- a CDS encoding RidA family protein: MVHTRIRKFNTKDTYPEQKLDNDLCQAVVTRGGRTIYLRGQCPQDLDTAKNIDSHDPVEQTHKVMQNIRQLIEECGGTMEHLVKVVVYITDVRHREAVYRTMGEYIKGVHPVSTGLVVQALARPDWLVEIDGTAVIPDDGTAIIPD, from the coding sequence ATGGTGCATACGAGAATCCGCAAATTCAACACGAAAGACACCTATCCCGAGCAGAAACTCGACAATGATCTGTGCCAGGCGGTCGTCACACGGGGCGGACGGACGATCTATCTGCGTGGCCAATGCCCGCAGGATCTCGACACGGCCAAGAATATCGACAGCCACGATCCGGTCGAGCAGACCCACAAGGTGATGCAGAACATCAGGCAGCTCATCGAAGAGTGCGGCGGCACCATGGAGCATCTGGTCAAGGTGGTGGTCTACATCACCGACGTGCGCCATCGCGAGGCCGTCTACCGCACCATGGGCGAGTATATCAAAGGCGTGCATCCCGTTTCGACCGGCCTCGTCGTGCAGGCCTTGGCGCGGCCGGACTGGCTGGTCGAGATCGACGGAACCGCAGTAATTCCGGATGATGGCACCGCCATCATCCCGGACTGA